A genomic region of Sphingobium sp. HWE2-09 contains the following coding sequences:
- a CDS encoding ABCB family ABC transporter ATP-binding protein/permease, which produces MPPDTASSAPIPPVWATLRRFLPYLWPANSAALRRRVALAMGLVLLAKAVSLAMPFAYKAAIDRMAPGMEPAVGLAMALVAVYAGARFSGVLFDNLRNAVFEKVGQEAGRRLADDVFVHLHRLSLRFHLDRRTGAVTKIVERGTKSIDTMLYFLLFNIAPTVLELVAVCVIFFVKFGAGLVVATVVMVALYILFTRTVTEWRNQLRRDMVDMDTNAVAHAVDSLLNFETVKYFGAEQREATRYGTSMRRYAHAAVKSENSLAWLNIGQSLITNLMMAGAMAYTVWGWSRGQFTTGDVVLVNTLLSQLFRPLDLLGMVYRTIRQGLIDMEAMYKLIDTPQEIADAPDARDLQARGGEVRFDHVRFGYDPEREILHDVSFTVPAGRTLAIVGPSGAGKSTIARILFRFYDIQSGQVSIDGQDIAQVTQQSLRAAIGIVPQDMVLFNDTVGYNIGYGREGATQAEIEAAAKAASIHDFILSLPKGYDTRVGERGLKLSGGEKQRVAIARTLLKDPPVLVLDEATSALDSRTETEIQTVLRDISRQRTTLVVAHRLSTVVDADEIVVLDKGTIIERGRHADLVRADGLYALMWARQAQEREDVPSEPGIEDIFEVATPH; this is translated from the coding sequence ATGCCCCCCGATACCGCTTCTTCCGCGCCGATCCCGCCCGTCTGGGCGACGCTCCGCCGCTTCCTGCCCTATCTCTGGCCCGCCAACTCCGCTGCGCTACGCCGCCGGGTCGCGCTCGCCATGGGGCTGGTGCTGCTGGCAAAGGCGGTCAGCCTCGCCATGCCCTTCGCCTATAAGGCGGCGATCGATCGGATGGCACCGGGGATGGAGCCGGCCGTCGGCCTCGCCATGGCGCTGGTTGCGGTTTATGCGGGCGCGCGGTTCAGCGGCGTGTTGTTCGACAATCTGCGCAACGCCGTGTTCGAAAAGGTCGGTCAGGAAGCGGGGCGGCGGCTGGCCGACGATGTATTCGTCCATCTCCACCGCCTGTCGCTGCGCTTCCATCTCGACCGTCGCACCGGCGCGGTGACGAAAATCGTGGAGCGCGGGACCAAGAGCATCGACACGATGCTCTATTTCCTGCTGTTCAACATCGCGCCGACCGTGCTGGAACTGGTCGCCGTCTGCGTCATCTTCTTCGTCAAGTTCGGCGCTGGCCTGGTCGTTGCGACCGTGGTCATGGTGGCGCTTTATATCCTCTTCACCCGCACCGTCACCGAATGGCGCAACCAGCTGCGCCGCGACATGGTGGACATGGACACCAACGCGGTCGCCCATGCCGTCGACAGCCTGCTCAATTTCGAGACGGTCAAATATTTCGGCGCCGAACAGCGCGAAGCCACCCGCTACGGCACATCGATGCGCCGCTATGCCCATGCGGCGGTCAAGAGCGAGAACAGCCTCGCCTGGCTTAATATCGGCCAGTCGCTCATCACCAATCTGATGATGGCGGGGGCGATGGCCTATACCGTCTGGGGCTGGAGCCGGGGGCAATTCACCACCGGCGACGTGGTGCTGGTCAATACATTGCTGTCGCAACTGTTCCGCCCGCTCGACCTGCTCGGCATGGTCTATCGCACCATCCGCCAGGGGCTGATCGATATGGAGGCGATGTATAAGCTGATCGACACGCCGCAGGAGATTGCCGACGCCCCCGATGCCCGAGATTTGCAAGCCCGCGGCGGGGAAGTACGCTTCGACCATGTGCGTTTCGGCTACGATCCGGAACGCGAAATCCTGCACGATGTCAGCTTCACCGTGCCCGCGGGCAGGACGCTGGCAATCGTCGGCCCGTCCGGCGCGGGCAAATCCACCATCGCCCGCATCCTGTTCCGCTTCTACGACATCCAGTCAGGCCAAGTGTCGATCGACGGGCAGGATATTGCCCAGGTCACGCAACAGTCGCTGCGCGCCGCCATCGGCATCGTGCCGCAGGACATGGTGCTGTTCAACGACACGGTCGGCTATAATATCGGCTATGGCCGTGAAGGCGCGACCCAGGCGGAAATAGAAGCGGCGGCGAAGGCCGCGTCGATCCACGACTTCATCCTCAGCCTGCCCAAGGGCTACGACACCCGCGTGGGCGAACGCGGCCTCAAATTATCGGGCGGCGAAAAGCAGCGCGTCGCCATCGCGCGTACCTTGCTGAAAGACCCGCCCGTGCTTGTGCTGGACGAAGCGACCAGCGCTTTGGACAGCCGCACCGAAACCGAAATCCAGACCGTGCTGCGCGACATCAGCCGCCAGCGCACGACCCTGGTGGTGGCGCATCGCCTGTCGACGGTGGTCGATGCCGACGAAATCGTCGTGCTGGACAAGGGAACGATCATAGAGCGCGGACGCCATGCCGACCTCGTCCGTGCCGATGGGCTTTATGCATTGATGTGGGCGCGGCAAGCGCAGGAGCGGGAGGATGTGCCGAGCGAACCGGGGATCGAGGATATATTCGAGGTCGCGACGCCCCACTGA